A genomic region of Lachnoclostridium edouardi contains the following coding sequences:
- the ispD gene encoding 2-C-methyl-D-erythritol 4-phosphate cytidylyltransferase, protein MDEVKKNDHNKAIKTAAVVLAAGQGRRMNSAIQKQFMLLGGKPLIYYSLKALENSAIDQVILVTGKDEIQYCQDEIVKKYNFKKVKAVVAGGEERYHSVYQGLKALDEKEIGWVLIHDGARPLVTEKILQAAADGAREYNACVIGMPVKDTVKIADANGNAEITPDRAFVWQIQTPQAFQYTLIRSAYDKLFTKKEYQQGITDDAMVVEHMTDRKVKLIQGDYKNLKVTTPEDLKIAEVFLNENKGEEQKNQ, encoded by the coding sequence ATGGATGAAGTAAAGAAAAATGACCATAATAAGGCAATAAAAACGGCCGCCGTAGTTTTGGCGGCAGGCCAGGGCAGAAGAATGAACAGCGCCATTCAGAAGCAATTTATGCTTTTAGGGGGAAAGCCTTTAATATATTATTCTTTAAAAGCTTTGGAAAACAGCGCTATTGATCAGGTGATTCTTGTTACCGGGAAGGACGAAATCCAGTACTGCCAGGACGAAATTGTAAAAAAATACAATTTTAAAAAAGTAAAAGCAGTGGTGGCAGGGGGAGAAGAAAGGTATCATTCTGTGTATCAAGGTTTAAAGGCTTTAGACGAGAAGGAAATAGGCTGGGTGCTGATCCACGACGGAGCCAGACCTTTGGTGACAGAAAAAATTCTCCAGGCTGCAGCAGACGGGGCCAGGGAGTATAATGCCTGTGTAATCGGAATGCCGGTGAAGGACACTGTGAAAATTGCAGATGCCAACGGAAATGCAGAAATCACTCCAGACAGGGCTTTCGTATGGCAAATACAGACTCCTCAGGCTTTCCAATATACTTTAATCAGATCAGCTTATGATAAGCTATTTACGAAAAAGGAATATCAGCAGGGGATTACAGACGACGCCATGGTAGTAGAGCATATGACTGACAGAAAAGTAAAGCTGATTCAGGGAGATTATAAAAATCTAAAAGTAACTACGCCGGAGGATTTAAAAATAGCAGAGGTGTTTTTAAATGAAAATAAAGGGGAAGAGCAGAAGAATCAATAA
- a CDS encoding DUF4846 domain-containing protein has product MKIKGKSRRINKAAGAAVICLGIILLTGCSSAEKKQIEKTQLETTQNITEIVTKTYSESRPAQVQEANTIIIEEGMCLEERFQTPAGFRRTESSTGSLSEFLRAYPLFPDKSPVLLYNGQEKENQSAHAAVFQMNLSNLDRQQCADSVMRMYGEYYWSQGQYEKIAFHFVNGFLCDYNSFRAGKRVKIDGNQTTWVKKAKPDDSWESFQSYLDLVFAYASTLSMKEESQPADLEQVQPGDVFLYSGSPGHVVMVVDTCENDKGERAFLLAQGYMPAQQFHVLNNPIHKEDPWYYVSEITWPFETPEYTFQEGSFRRMKY; this is encoded by the coding sequence ATGAAAATAAAGGGGAAGAGCAGAAGAATCAATAAAGCGGCGGGGGCAGCTGTTATCTGCCTGGGGATTATTTTACTGACAGGCTGCAGCAGCGCCGAGAAAAAGCAGATTGAGAAAACACAGCTTGAGACAACACAGAATATAACCGAAATAGTTACAAAGACTTATAGTGAAAGCCGGCCTGCACAGGTTCAGGAAGCAAATACTATAATTATAGAAGAAGGAATGTGCCTGGAAGAACGTTTTCAAACTCCGGCTGGGTTTAGACGGACAGAGTCTTCAACGGGAAGCTTGTCTGAATTTTTGCGGGCCTATCCTCTATTTCCAGATAAAAGCCCTGTGCTGCTGTATAACGGTCAGGAAAAGGAAAATCAGTCCGCACATGCCGCTGTATTTCAAATGAACCTGTCGAATTTGGACAGACAGCAGTGCGCAGACTCAGTTATGAGAATGTACGGAGAATATTATTGGAGTCAAGGCCAGTATGAAAAAATTGCATTTCATTTTGTAAATGGATTTCTGTGTGATTACAATAGCTTTAGAGCAGGTAAACGGGTGAAAATAGATGGCAATCAGACGACGTGGGTGAAGAAAGCAAAGCCTGATGACTCCTGGGAAAGCTTTCAGTCTTATTTAGACCTTGTTTTTGCATATGCCAGCACTTTGTCTATGAAAGAAGAATCACAGCCGGCGGATTTAGAGCAGGTACAGCCTGGAGATGTATTTTTGTACAGCGGAAGTCCGGGCCATGTGGTTATGGTAGTAGATACATGTGAAAATGATAAAGGGGAAAGAGCATTTTTGCTGGCTCAGGGATATATGCCGGCCCAGCAGTTTCACGTGCTGAACAATCCTATTCATAAAGAAGATCCGTGGTATTATGTTTCAGAAATCACCTGGCCTTTTGAGACGCCTGAATACACATTTCAGGAGGGTTCATTTAGACGAATGAAATATTAA